Proteins from a genomic interval of Scomber japonicus isolate fScoJap1 chromosome 10, fScoJap1.pri, whole genome shotgun sequence:
- the LOC128366530 gene encoding G-protein coupled receptor 20-like, translating to MNSNSTESWVFINTSFPLLPVLASSSNRSGMEAYLHHLDEKLYNDFYGLWIALMVINSLIFLVGMVLNIVALYVFCFRTKQKTTSVIYTINLAVSDLLVNLSLPTRILLYYSGGACLTCSYLHIFSYFVNMYCSILFLTCICVDRYLAIVQVEASRRWRNSGVAKCVCVSVWLFAIVVTYSFLSTAFQHTGCCLSKLLFLTIFEFFLPLVIIVVFTLRIMWALADRRLMQQSRERRRRAVQLLTTVLIIFTVCFTPFHIRQVVVYFYPDLPHHVIVYHLTVTLSSLNSCMDPVVYCFVTNNFQTTMRNIFRRADPEQTSGDIISMQQSSKGSGGTANATSNNVIMMTKIATSLQKDNLGKNHTL from the exons ATGAACTCCAACAGTACTGAGTCCTGGGTTTTTATCAACACCTCATTTCCCCTCCTGCCTGTACTAGCCAGTTCCAGCAACAGAAGTGGCATGGAAGCATATCTCCACCATTTAGATGAGAAACTCTACAATGACTTCTATGGCCTTTGGATTGCACTGATGGTCATAAACTCTCTCATATTCCTA GTGGGCATGGTGCTCAACATTGTGGCActttatgttttctgtttccGCACCAAGCAAAAGACCACATCAGTGATCTATACCATCAACCTTGCAGTGTCAGACCTCTTGGTGAATCTCTCTCTGCCGACTCGCATCCTGCTTTACTACAGTGGAGGAGCTTGTCTCACCTGCTCTTACCTGCACATCTTCAGCTACTTTGTCAACATGTACTGCAGCATTTTGTTTCTGACCTGTATATGTGTGGACCGTTACCTTGCCATAGTACAG GTTGAAGCATCCCGTCGGTGGAGGAACTCCGGTGTGGCCaaatgcgtgtgtgtctctgtctggcTGTTTGCCATTGTGGTCACCTACTCCTTCCTCTCCACTGCTTTCCAGCACACGGGCTGCTGTCTCTCAAAGCTCCTGTTCCTCACAATCTTTGAGTTTTTTCTACCCCTCGTCATCATTGTGGTTTTCACTTTGCGGATAATGTGGGCCCTTGCTGATCGCCGCCTGATGCAGCAGAGCAG ggagaggagaaggagagctGTCCAGCTGCTGACCACTGTGCTGATCATTTTCACTGTCTGCTTCACACCTTTCCACATCAGACAG GTGGTGGTGTACTTCTACCCTGACTTGCCTCATCATGTGATAGTCTACCACTTGACCGTCACTCTCAGTAGTTTGAATAGCTGTATGGATCCTGTTGTCTACTGCTTTGTCACAAACAATTTCCAG accaCGATGAGAAATATTTTCCGTCGTGCAGATCCTGAGCAGACCagtggtgacatcatcagcatGCAGCAAAGCTCCAAGGGCTCAGGAGGAACAGCCAACGCTACCTCTAATAATGTGATCATGATGACCAAGATTGCCACCTCACTGCAGAAAGACAATCTGGGGAAGAACCATACACTGTAA